One part of the Kiritimatiellia bacterium genome encodes these proteins:
- a CDS encoding M50 family metallopeptidase — MKALIGLALLPLAWSAAVAALRLLAGLRPGEVGSHRHTLLALAAGFLAWIAIFIITPRTTRLYVLGHELTHAFWALLMGARVSKLRVHRHGGSVVVSKSNWIISLAPYFFPFYTMLVIGAAALVARFVDITTYEPLVFGMVGLTYGFHVTSTISMLTIRQPDIHEHGRLFSYSIILLLNAIGIALWIIAVGSPDWTDFVGLLTHECSKTLVMLNKAMQWAFKFAYWLIQRSSA; from the coding sequence ATGAAGGCCCTGATCGGGCTCGCCCTCCTACCTCTTGCCTGGAGCGCGGCTGTGGCGGCGCTGCGTCTGCTCGCTGGATTGCGGCCCGGTGAGGTAGGATCCCATCGTCATACCCTCCTTGCCCTCGCGGCCGGCTTCCTGGCCTGGATCGCAATTTTCATAATAACTCCCCGAACAACACGGCTGTACGTGCTTGGCCATGAATTGACCCACGCGTTCTGGGCGCTTTTGATGGGTGCCCGGGTCTCCAAATTGCGCGTACACCGGCACGGAGGAAGCGTGGTGGTTTCTAAATCCAACTGGATTATCTCTCTCGCCCCCTATTTCTTCCCTTTTTACACCATGCTGGTCATCGGAGCGGCGGCGCTCGTGGCTCGGTTCGTGGATATCACAACCTATGAGCCGCTCGTCTTCGGGATGGTCGGGTTGACCTACGGTTTCCATGTCACGTCTACCATTTCGATGCTTACGATCCGACAACCCGATATTCATGAGCATGGACGCCTATTTTCCTACTCGATCATCCTCCTGCTGAACGCGATTGGAATTGCGCTTTGGATCATCGCCGTTGGATCCCCCGACTGGACAGATTTCGTTGGGCTTCTGACCCATGAATGTTCCAAGACCTTGGTTATGTTGAACAAAGCAATGCAATGGGCGTTCAAGTTCGCCTATTGGTTGATTCAGCGCTCGTCCGCGTGA
- a CDS encoding type II and III secretion system protein, with amino-acid sequence MVALLLVAQLAAAQATSKLEIYPLNGADPQTVLEAVRFVIGPEGNATVDPSGQRLLVISTPERHALVADLMKKFAPPPRNVLIEVQIVPAARVRESGAAIEASGSIVLERTEGLGAVRFRPRVYHHSSTHSSSITQTLLVGSGRESSLAIGEEVPYLDWLLQFASDSGVIQSRVEWQRVGAFLNVQPVILGEGPEIRLRITPELRRRDGGHPARIRFAALSTDIIARDGETVRIGGLGQHSEFYSRFLVGMSGEQQIESLEIYLTPRIQPTHPPLPGGRRRAAP; translated from the coding sequence ATGGTCGCGTTGCTTCTTGTGGCCCAACTCGCGGCGGCGCAGGCGACCTCGAAATTGGAGATTTATCCCTTGAATGGCGCGGACCCTCAGACTGTTCTCGAAGCCGTACGATTCGTGATAGGGCCGGAAGGCAACGCAACGGTTGATCCCTCAGGTCAACGGCTGCTGGTCATTTCGACGCCAGAACGCCACGCCCTCGTGGCCGATTTGATGAAAAAATTTGCGCCCCCTCCCCGCAACGTGCTGATTGAAGTGCAGATCGTGCCGGCAGCCCGGGTTCGCGAATCGGGTGCCGCTATTGAGGCCAGCGGCTCGATCGTTCTCGAGCGAACCGAAGGGCTTGGAGCGGTCCGGTTCCGACCCCGCGTGTACCACCACTCCTCTACCCATTCCAGCTCAATCACTCAGACACTCCTCGTCGGCAGCGGTCGGGAGTCGTCTCTCGCGATCGGCGAAGAAGTGCCCTATTTGGATTGGCTTCTGCAATTCGCGTCGGATAGTGGCGTGATCCAATCACGGGTCGAGTGGCAGCGGGTGGGCGCCTTTCTGAATGTCCAGCCGGTGATTCTCGGCGAGGGCCCGGAAATTCGGTTGCGCATAACGCCAGAACTGCGTCGCCGCGATGGCGGACACCCGGCGCGGATCCGTTTCGCAGCACTCTCCACGGATATCATAGCGAGGGATGGCGAAACGGTCCGAATAGGCGGACTCGGCCAGCATTCCGAGTTTTACAGCCGTTTTCTTGTTGGGATGTCCGGAGAACAACAGATTGAATCACTTGAAATTTATCTGACTCCTCGCATCCAGCCCACTCATCCCCCGCTTCCGGGTGGCAGGCGCCGCGCCGCCCCTTGA
- the rpmB gene encoding 50S ribosomal protein L28 → MANVCEICGKGPVTGNRIVRHGLPKKKGGIGLHTTGVTRRRFLPNVQRLRVKIGTTSRTMRVCTACVKAGKILKA, encoded by the coding sequence ATGGCAAATGTTTGTGAAATCTGTGGCAAGGGCCCGGTAACGGGGAATCGTATAGTGCGGCACGGTTTGCCCAAAAAGAAGGGGGGGATCGGGTTGCACACCACGGGCGTCACACGGCGCCGTTTCCTTCCCAATGTGCAGAGGTTGCGCGTCAAGATCGGCACCACATCCCGAACGATGCGCGTTTGCACAGCCTGCGTCAAAGCAGGGAAAATCCTGAAGGCTTAA
- a CDS encoding citrate synthase: protein MEERQVGTADLIIGDRKFTYPIYEGTEKERAIDIRKLRADTGLITYDPGFVNTGSCQSSITFLDGENGILRYRGYDIQDLAENCEFIEVAYLLIHGTLPNRAERQRYANLLNKNSMIHEDMQQLFRAYPETAHPMAVASAIVVSLSSFYPQLENEEEEKSIAATRLISKIRTIAAFCYKKSIGEPFVYPSSKLSFCENLLNMMFASPVADYKIDPVLVKAMNQLLILHADHEQNASTSVVRMVGSTGANLYASISAGISALWGPLHGGANQEVMEMLENIYRSGGDVDKVIQRAKDPNDPFRLYGFGHRVYKSYDPRAKIAKKICTAVLGKLGINDPLLEIAMKLEERALNDEYFIKRKLYPNVDFYTGITYRAMGFPTNMFTVLFAIGRLPGWIAQWYELHNDPHQKIGRPRQVYVGPALRQFVPIDQRT from the coding sequence ATGGAGGAGCGCCAGGTTGGTACCGCGGATTTGATCATCGGCGATCGGAAGTTTACGTACCCGATTTATGAAGGGACGGAAAAAGAGCGCGCGATTGATATCAGAAAATTGCGCGCCGATACCGGTCTGATTACCTACGATCCCGGATTCGTCAACACGGGCTCTTGCCAGAGTTCGATTACCTTTCTCGACGGGGAAAACGGAATCCTGCGATATCGCGGCTATGACATTCAGGACCTGGCGGAAAATTGCGAGTTCATCGAGGTCGCCTATCTCCTGATCCATGGAACTCTTCCCAATCGGGCGGAGCGCCAGCGGTATGCAAACCTGCTGAACAAGAACTCGATGATTCACGAGGATATGCAGCAGCTCTTCCGCGCCTATCCCGAAACGGCGCATCCCATGGCCGTCGCATCCGCCATCGTGGTTTCGCTCTCCAGTTTCTACCCTCAATTGGAGAACGAAGAGGAGGAAAAGAGCATCGCGGCCACCCGGCTTATTTCCAAGATTCGGACGATTGCCGCGTTCTGCTATAAGAAATCGATCGGTGAACCGTTTGTATATCCCAGCAGCAAACTTTCGTTTTGTGAGAACCTCCTCAACATGATGTTTGCCTCGCCGGTCGCCGACTACAAGATCGATCCGGTTCTCGTCAAGGCGATGAACCAGTTGCTCATCTTGCACGCCGACCATGAGCAGAATGCCTCGACGTCCGTCGTTCGGATGGTCGGAAGCACCGGCGCCAACCTATATGCCTCGATCTCCGCGGGCATCAGCGCGCTGTGGGGACCGCTCCATGGTGGTGCCAACCAGGAAGTCATGGAGATGCTCGAGAACATTTATCGCAGCGGCGGAGACGTGGACAAGGTGATCCAGCGAGCCAAGGATCCCAACGATCCTTTCCGGCTCTACGGATTCGGACACCGCGTGTACAAGAGTTATGATCCGAGGGCGAAAATCGCGAAGAAAATCTGTACAGCGGTGCTCGGGAAGCTCGGGATAAATGACCCACTGCTTGAAATCGCCATGAAACTGGAAGAGCGCGCGCTGAACGACGAATACTTCATCAAGCGCAAACTCTATCCCAACGTGGATTTTTATACGGGTATCACTTACAGGGCGATGGGCTTCCCGACCAACATGTTCACGGTCCTGTTTGCCATCGGGCGACTGCCAGGCTGGATCGCCCAGTGGTACGAGCTTCACAATGATCCGCATCAGAAGATCGGTCGGCCCCGACAGGTGTATGTAGGCCCTGCATTGAGGCAGTTTGTGCCGATCGACCAGCGGACGTGA
- the bamD gene encoding outer membrane protein assembly factor BamD: MTWVAILRTAIIFALMVASSPPAPAARPYEESAKKHSWFSLSRPQKKNPSEQLVYARRLHEEGKLRKATRAYRALVVTWPGSPEAAAAQLGLARSLDERGQLQNAFDAYHTLATRYTAGYDYDKVIQRQFDIACTLMEKRRGGFLIFPGFEAPERAIPYFEKVIQNAPRAPFAAEAQFRIGWAYERSEQLELAVVAYLTAQNRYPDSPWAEKAALGRMRALVRLSEESPNDEEALDQAWAAVVFFLNTYPNSQDAELARAHRDNLLRRRAKMAYEKAVFYDRVVRRPEAAKQAYENFIRQFPNSEWASIAKIRVEVLSNRVGPSDEKN, from the coding sequence ATGACTTGGGTGGCCATCCTGCGGACTGCAATCATCTTTGCGCTGATGGTCGCATCTTCCCCGCCCGCGCCTGCTGCCCGACCCTATGAAGAGAGCGCAAAAAAACACTCGTGGTTCAGCCTGAGCCGCCCGCAGAAAAAAAACCCCTCCGAGCAGCTCGTCTACGCTCGGCGACTGCATGAAGAAGGGAAATTGCGAAAGGCGACTCGAGCCTATCGAGCGCTTGTTGTCACCTGGCCCGGCAGCCCGGAAGCCGCGGCGGCCCAGTTGGGCCTTGCTCGTTCGCTCGACGAGCGGGGCCAGCTTCAGAATGCATTTGATGCATATCACACTCTCGCAACGCGTTATACGGCTGGATACGATTACGACAAGGTCATCCAGCGGCAGTTCGACATCGCCTGCACCCTGATGGAAAAACGGCGCGGAGGATTTCTGATCTTTCCCGGATTCGAGGCGCCGGAGCGCGCCATTCCCTATTTTGAAAAGGTCATTCAAAATGCGCCGCGTGCCCCCTTCGCAGCGGAAGCCCAATTTCGGATCGGCTGGGCCTACGAACGCAGCGAACAGCTCGAACTGGCCGTTGTCGCCTATCTGACGGCTCAAAACCGATACCCTGACTCGCCTTGGGCGGAAAAAGCCGCACTGGGCCGAATGCGCGCTCTCGTGCGGCTGTCCGAGGAGTCGCCAAATGACGAAGAGGCGCTGGACCAAGCCTGGGCCGCGGTTGTTTTTTTTCTGAATACCTACCCGAATTCGCAGGATGCCGAACTTGCACGCGCCCATCGCGACAACCTGCTCAGACGGCGTGCGAAAATGGCGTATGAGAAAGCAGTTTTTTACGACCGCGTGGTCCGCCGCCCCGAAGCGGCGAAGCAGGCCTATGAAAATTTCATCCGCCAGTTTCCGAACTCCGAATGGGCGTCTATCGCAAAAATCCGCGTCGAGGTTTTGTCAAACAGGGTTGGGCCGTCCGATGAAAAGAATTAG
- the rpsT gene encoding 30S ribosomal protein S20, protein MAHTKQALKRHRQSEEDRLRNRAGRSVIKTFQTKLTTAIAAKDAVRAGEMFSRYCSALDKAVKKGIIKKNAAIRKKTRAANRLRSLASA, encoded by the coding sequence ATGGCGCATACGAAACAAGCACTGAAGCGGCATCGTCAGAGTGAGGAAGACCGGCTCCGCAATCGGGCGGGGCGCTCGGTCATTAAGACCTTTCAGACGAAGCTGACGACCGCCATCGCGGCGAAAGATGCAGTTCGGGCGGGCGAGATGTTCAGCAGATACTGTTCGGCGCTCGACAAGGCTGTCAAAAAGGGAATCATCAAGAAAAACGCGGCGATCCGAAAGAAAACGCGAGCTGCTAACCGACTTCGATCCCTGGCTTCCGCTTAA
- the lptE gene encoding LPS assembly lipoprotein LptE, whose protein sequence is MKRISVALIAIVALGSLAFLGTGCAGYRLGSMLPADIKSVYVPSFVNETSEPLIEAECQRAVIEALQRDGSLKLANEDEADAVLRVRLREYRLEPVVFDARDRSNVRQYRIKLSAAMVMSRQTTGEVIVERPSVRGEGVFNVTGDLSSSKLTGLPVAAADLARNIVQQMVEAW, encoded by the coding sequence ATGAAAAGAATTAGCGTCGCTCTGATTGCCATTGTTGCCCTTGGATCTCTCGCTTTCCTGGGTACAGGCTGCGCCGGCTATCGGCTTGGATCCATGTTGCCGGCCGACATCAAATCCGTTTATGTGCCTTCGTTTGTCAACGAGACGTCCGAACCGCTCATTGAAGCGGAATGCCAGCGCGCGGTTATCGAGGCCCTTCAACGCGATGGCTCTCTCAAGCTCGCGAACGAGGATGAGGCGGATGCCGTCCTGCGCGTTCGTCTGCGGGAATATCGCCTCGAACCTGTGGTTTTTGATGCGCGCGACCGTTCGAATGTGCGGCAATACCGGATCAAACTGTCAGCCGCCATGGTCATGAGCCGCCAAACCACCGGTGAAGTGATCGTCGAAAGGCCTTCGGTTCGCGGCGAAGGCGTCTTCAATGTGACTGGAGATCTCTCCTCGTCCAAGCTAACCGGCCTGCCGGTCGCCGCGGCGGATTTGGCCCGCAATATTGTTCAGCAAATGGTGGAAGCCTGGTGA
- a CDS encoding lipopolysaccharide kinase InaA family protein produces MKSTGNSDPFLRARALFRNHLLHASADNSLTLLAAQALASAPTTRRRRIGRILRCPTPSCQGLIFKFYGKHRYFDRLRPSRARLAYAAGLTLRDLGIPTVEPVGFVENTPEIAPFDSCLVMREKPGAVHLREWLRRHRNHMTEDSWRAWRQQVCEAWLQLGRVGVYHDDTKALNLLTDASWSPKPRFLVWIDLESVHAGRRPGLRGVLRNLVQLNGSLRKWVPNTERFAFLEQASAEYPWLAQKWVPWVIRWWTRRRLRHEVRTRCGP; encoded by the coding sequence ATGAAGTCAACTGGCAATTCTGACCCCTTTCTCCGTGCCAGGGCGCTCTTTCGCAACCACTTGCTGCATGCCTCCGCGGACAATTCGCTGACGCTTCTTGCCGCCCAAGCACTGGCCTCTGCGCCGACCACGCGGAGGCGACGGATCGGACGTATTCTCCGGTGTCCGACTCCGTCCTGCCAGGGACTCATCTTCAAATTTTACGGAAAACATCGCTACTTCGACCGATTGCGGCCCAGCCGCGCGCGGCTTGCCTACGCCGCGGGACTGACGCTTCGCGACCTCGGGATTCCGACCGTCGAGCCCGTCGGCTTCGTGGAAAATACGCCGGAAATAGCGCCTTTCGATTCCTGCCTCGTTATGCGTGAAAAGCCCGGCGCCGTCCATCTCCGCGAATGGCTCCGGCGGCACAGAAACCATATGACGGAGGATTCGTGGCGCGCCTGGCGTCAGCAGGTATGCGAAGCGTGGCTGCAGCTGGGTCGAGTCGGGGTCTACCACGACGACACCAAGGCGCTGAACCTGTTGACGGACGCTTCCTGGTCCCCGAAGCCGCGCTTTCTCGTCTGGATCGATCTCGAAAGCGTCCACGCCGGGCGGCGACCGGGTCTGCGTGGCGTACTGCGGAATTTGGTCCAACTAAACGGCTCGCTTCGCAAGTGGGTCCCCAATACCGAGCGTTTCGCGTTTCTGGAGCAGGCGTCGGCCGAGTATCCATGGCTCGCGCAGAAATGGGTGCCTTGGGTCATTCGTTGGTGGACCCGTCGCCGATTGCGTCATGAGGTGCGAACGAGATGCGGTCCATGA
- a CDS encoding SelT/SelW/SelH family protein has product MEKPVVTITYCAGCRWMLRAAWMAQEILSTFEAEVGGVLLRVGSGGIFEIRVGEHLVFSRAIEGGFLEIKEIKRRLRDLIAPGKSLGHIERASPSSPPAES; this is encoded by the coding sequence ATGGAGAAACCAGTAGTGACGATCACTTACTGCGCTGGATGCCGCTGGATGCTTCGGGCAGCATGGATGGCACAAGAAATCTTGAGCACATTCGAGGCGGAAGTAGGTGGCGTTTTGCTGCGCGTCGGGTCGGGTGGAATTTTTGAAATCCGGGTGGGGGAGCATCTCGTCTTTTCCCGAGCGATCGAGGGAGGATTTCTCGAGATCAAGGAAATCAAGCGCCGCCTGCGGGACCTGATCGCGCCCGGTAAATCGCTGGGCCATATCGAACGCGCGAGCCCATCTTCGCCTCCGGCCGAGTCCTGA
- a CDS encoding putative 2-dehydropantoate 2-reductase: protein MSRRYAVIGTGAVGGFYGARLQQAGFEVHFLLHSDYEHVREYGLRVESQNRILTLGRINAYKSAAEMPPCDVVIVALKTTHNHLLPTLLAGPLAPEGVVLMLQNGLGVEADAAAVVGPDRVIGGLCFICVNKIAPGSILHLDYGDVVLGEYRPDGKPGGVTPRLEAIAGDFQAAQVRAMCTEDLLRARWKKLVWNIPFNALSVILRSTTDRLMLNPSSRELIESLMMEVADCAAACGKQIDRAFVQKMLDDTDRMKPYKTSMMIDYERGRPMEIETIYERPLAAAQAAGRSAPQIQTILRQLRFLDSVRP, encoded by the coding sequence ATGAGTCGACGATATGCGGTTATCGGCACGGGAGCTGTAGGCGGATTCTATGGAGCGCGCCTGCAGCAGGCCGGTTTTGAGGTTCATTTTTTGCTCCATAGCGATTACGAACATGTGCGGGAATACGGGCTCCGAGTGGAGTCGCAAAATCGAATTCTCACGCTCGGGCGAATCAACGCCTACAAATCAGCGGCTGAAATGCCGCCGTGCGACGTTGTCATCGTTGCGCTAAAGACCACTCACAACCATCTTCTGCCCACCCTTCTCGCCGGCCCGCTCGCTCCCGAAGGGGTGGTGCTCATGCTGCAGAACGGATTGGGCGTCGAGGCGGATGCCGCCGCGGTTGTGGGGCCGGATCGCGTAATTGGCGGACTGTGTTTCATTTGCGTAAACAAAATCGCGCCCGGCTCCATCCTTCATTTGGATTATGGGGATGTCGTGCTTGGGGAGTATCGGCCGGATGGCAAACCGGGGGGCGTTACGCCTCGTCTGGAAGCCATCGCGGGCGATTTCCAAGCGGCTCAGGTCCGTGCGATGTGCACGGAAGACCTGCTTCGCGCGCGTTGGAAAAAGCTGGTCTGGAACATTCCTTTCAACGCCCTCTCGGTCATTTTGAGAAGTACAACGGACCGATTGATGCTAAACCCATCGAGCCGGGAGCTGATCGAGTCACTGATGATGGAGGTGGCGGATTGCGCGGCGGCCTGCGGGAAACAAATTGACCGCGCGTTCGTGCAGAAAATGCTGGACGATACGGACCGCATGAAACCGTACAAAACCAGCATGATGATCGACTACGAACGCGGCCGTCCGATGGAGATCGAGACGATTTATGAGCGGCCGTTGGCAGCCGCGCAGGCAGCAGGCCGCTCCGCGCCTCAAATCCAGACTATCCTCCGGCAACTGCGTTTTCTGGATTCGGTCCGCCCGTGA